Part of the Cryptococcus neoformans var. grubii H99 chromosome 2, complete sequence genome is shown below.
CGGCAAGCACCAGAAGTACACCCACGAGCAGATCGGCGGTGACGAGGAGAAGCCCTTGTGAGTATCTTATTCTGTTATTAAGTGCTTGGtcttttattttttattttattttttggTTCCGCTACCTTTTAAGACAGTGCCCGTCGCTCCTCTCATGAGTGTATGAGGCGATTCCGGTCAGCGAAGATCGACCTTACATCACATTTAGAGCTTGCTTTCTCTGCTCTTGAATGTCGCAGCATACGTGTTGCGAGCACCATTTCCCGCATGCTGGCCCCTTTTGGGCGGCATTGGGACGGTGTGAGTCGTGGGAAGGGAGGCGTCATATTGATGTTATATTACTTTTTCCCCTCGATTCAATTGTTATCTTCAAACAATGCTGACTCGATTGATCAGGTACCTTGTCTTCCACGGTGGTTCCGGTTCTACCAAGGATGAGATCCGAGAGGCTGTTGTCAACGGCGTTGTTAAGATGAACGTTGACACTGACACCCAATGGGCTTACCTCTGCGGTGTCCGTGacttcatcctcaagaagaaggactACCTCATGACTCAGGTTGGTAACCCCGATGGTGCCGACAAGCCCAACAAGAAGCAGTACGACCCCCGAGTCTGGGTTAGGGAGGGTGAGAAGACTCTCGTCGAGCGAGTCAAGGAAGCCTGTGTCGACTTGGGCAACAAAAACAGGAACTAAAAATacaaagggaaagaagttTACTTTTGGGGTTAGCATTACAATATGAGTGTGTAGCCAGTAGCAGATAATGGGGTGATGCAATTTGTCTCACGATCAGTCTTCGAGCAGTTGCTGTGATGGCAAACGATCCACTTTTCAATAGAGCCTTTTCCAGAATTGAGAGTAAAATGCGGAGTATGTTAGATGGGCTGGTACGTAGCGACGTCAACAATACTCGCAAAGTTTACACTCGCCGGCCATCACTCATGAGAAGTTGTGAGATGGGCAAGCCAAGGCTGTTATTATGTATGTGGTGACAAAAGTGGCGGGCGGCCTCTTCTGCTGCCTCCACATTAAAAAAACGACGCATTTCGCATAACCCGATATGCAACTGTTATGCACCGATATGCAACTGTCCCGATCCCAGTCTGTTCACACTCCTTATGACTAAATAGCTTTTAGCCATCGGTTTATTTGTTGTTGTATGTCGCATCCAATTTGTATCGCTCGATCTTACTCAAGGCATTGCATATTCATCATTACTTGATATCATTCATCTCGACTCATGTTCACACTGGCTTGTGTCTAGCCAGTCTCACGTCTGTAATACGTTACATCAGCATGCGCAAGGCGCTTGATATTTCCCGGCTTACTCGGCCTGCTCGTATACGATGTCGACcgtctctttttcttcgaaACAGGTCACTCTCGTCATCTGCTTCCCAAAGCAAACCATCGGATGCACCTGTAAAGATTTCggatgggaaggaggagggggtTGGAAAACCTCTAATTCCTGCCTTCGGAGCTCGACGAGCGGAAATGGAGGATTATATATTGGCTATGGAAATGGCTAAATTGGAGGATGGCTATGGCCAGCCTCGAGGTATGTCTAGGAGATCCCAAAGAAGCTCCAGTAATACTCATATGTTGTCTTCACAGTTAGGAAGATTCGCAAATCCAAATTGCCCTCCCTACATGATCCGCAGTCTTTTCTATGCGATTCGACGCAAGCCTCGTCATCCAAGGTTACCTCATCCGCATCACCCACATCACAACCAAGCAGAAAGGgtaaagagaaagaagtaGTTTCAAATGATTATGCAACGAATGTGCCAAATCAAGATGTCCAAACTCTGGAGGATGCCAAACCCATCGACTCGGGGCAAAGCAAGAGCGGTACGTCTTCGTACAGAAcgtcctctttccattgCTGATACGAAACCAGGCCCGCGGCGGAATCCTGTTGGGGTCCAAATgctctcttcatccctccactcccagCTCTTTCCCGGTCAACCTTTGCCCAAGCcgcctcaagctctctTGGATATCTCAAAACGTCATCTCAAAGATAATGATCTTTTTCCAGAAGGAGCTGCCGTTCTCCCCGAAATATCTTTTAATCTGCCATCTTTACGTGGGAACAACATACGTGATCATTTTCACACTCTCGGGCAATACACGGCAGAACCATACGCCAGCATGGCCAGGGAATTTGCAGCCACCAAGCTTCCTGCCAAACCTGATAGGTGGGAGATGGGGCGGCCAGGGTGGACAAAGTACTATTcagatggaagaatggaggcTGTAGATGATCTGGGAGATGAAACTCTGGTTTCATTTGACGTCGAAGTTCTCTATAAACTCTCCCGCTTCCCAGTCATGGCAACGGCAGTCACGCCAAATGCCTGGTACTCCTGGTTATCTCCTGTCATCTTCCAGTCTCCACCCGCCGAAATTCCCAAACCGCTCCCTCCGTGGGAAGCTAGCATTCCAATATATCACCCTAACGAACTCATCCCCTTGTTCAACAACGAGTCTTCAATACCCCGAATTGTCATTGGTCATAACGTGGGCTATGATCGAGCGCGAGTAAAGGAAGAGTACTCCATAGAAAGGACGCAGACACGGTGGCTTGATACGCTCTCACTTCATGTATCCACGCGAGGCATTACGTCTGTCCAACGTCCTGCTTGGATGGCGTATaggaagaacaagaaagCCAAAAAGCTGCGTGAACAAGAAAACCTCTCAATCTTACAAGAGATGGCGGAGAAAAGCGGTGACGGTACAATAATGGAGAGTTTACAGGAATTTGGAGCAGCTAGCGAAACCGAGGAAGCTGAGGCCTTGCAGAGCCGATGGGAAGACGTCACTTCAATGAACTCTCTGGCGGAGGTGGCAGCGTTACATTGCGGGTACCCAGTTGACAAGTCAGTTCGGGATCGCTTTGGTGATGATTCAATTAAACATGCTTCACAAATCCACAGTGAACTTCATCAGCTCCTGTCCTATTGCGCCGATGACGTCCGTGTGACTCACGACGTCTACGCTAAAGTCTTCCCACTTTTCCTTGAATCTTGTCCTCATCCTGCCACGCTGTCAGGTATATTGTCCATGGGTAGTTCTTTTCTACCTATCGATCAAAGCTGGAAGGAGTATCTAAGAAATGCAGAGGAGACGTATAGGGAGATGGATGTGGCTGTTAAGAAAGCGCTGAGGCTGCTGGCCGAAAAATTAAGAGCTGAGGGTGAACCAAAGAAAGGAGATCCTTGGGCATCGCAGCTTGACTGGTCGCCAAAGAACGCTCGATGGTCGGACGAGGATCTTGAAGGAACCCAAAAAAACTCTATGCAACCACGAGAAAGCGCTCAACCTCGCAAACTAGGGTTCAGCTCCAGTGCCTCCTCTCCTGCATGGCTCACCCAAATATCTTCTAACCACTCCGTCCTGAAATCCAACATGTCACAACGCTACCTTTTACCCCTCGTGCTCCGTATGTCTTTCAAGGGGCACCCAGTTGCATATCTTTCCGAACATGGCTGGTGCTTCATGGTGCCACACGACCAAGTTGGCGACTATTTCGACACACACGGTTCTCCGCATATGCTTAGTGCAAAAGACAGTAGATTGGagaagttggaagagagttATTCGTTCTTCAGGATTGGAAATGCGGGTTCCccaaaaaagacaaagCTCGTAGGACCGTCAATAAAGCCTTTCGTGAACAGCGGAGACTTGACAAGCGCCTATCCTGAGCTGTTGGtcaaggtgatgaagaCAGATCTCAATGATGTAGTGGAAGACTTGTGGGAGTGCGTGGTGGATATGGGGAATTTGAAGGAAAGTGAATGGGGACAGCAGCTTGACTGGACACCCACAACTCAAGGTGAGTGCCGTAATCCCCTATATCGTTCC
Proteins encoded:
- a CDS encoding DNA polymerase gamma 1, coding for MRKALDISRLTRPARIRCRPSLFLRNRSLSSSASQSKPSDAPVKISDGKEEGVGKPLIPAFGARRAEMEDYILAMEMAKLEDGYGQPRVRKIRKSKLPSLHDPQSFLCDSTQASSSKVTSSASPTSQPSRKGKEKEVVSNDYATNVPNQDVQTLEDAKPIDSGQSKSGPRRNPVGVQMLSSSLHSQLFPGQPLPKPPQALLDISKRHLKDNDLFPEGAAVLPEISFNLPSLRGNNIRDHFHTLGQYTAEPYASMAREFAATKLPAKPDRWEMGRPGWTKYYSDGRMEAVDDLGDETLVSFDVEVLYKLSRFPVMATAVTPNAWYSWLSPVIFQSPPAEIPKPLPPWEASIPIYHPNELIPLFNNESSIPRIVIGHNVGYDRARVKEEYSIERTQTRWLDTLSLHVSTRGITSVQRPAWMAYRKNKKAKKLREQENLSILQEMAEKSGDGTIMESLQEFGAASETEEAEALQSRWEDVTSMNSLAEVAALHCGYPVDKSVRDRFGDDSIKHASQIHSELHQLLSYCADDVRVTHDVYAKVFPLFLESCPHPATLSGILSMGSSFLPIDQSWKEYLRNAEETYREMDVAVKKALRLLAEKLRAEGEPKKGDPWASQLDWSPKNARWSDEDLEGTQKNSMQPRESAQPRKLGFSSSASSPAWLTQISSNHSVLKSNMSQRYLLPLVLRMSFKGHPVAYLSEHGWCFMVPHDQVGDYFDTHGSPHMLSAKDSRLEKLEESYSFFRIGNAGSPKKTKLVGPSIKPFVNSGDLTSAYPELLVKVMKTDLNDVVEDLWECVVDMGNLKESEWGQQLDWTPTTQDITSSNDVPLFSSSSSLRPSSIKKSKANLGIWPKWYWDLTGPVSRLPVGELDLTCKKAIAPLLLRLQWQGFPLVHSKEHKWLYRLPRKVYQDEDERIAKARGLPVSFKEEGPDAVFAKDDDHVYFRLPHKDGEGKNVGNPLSKGFVKFIESGELASAAAESGDDVAAKAAADATNMNAFCSYWISSRERIMDQMVVYRDQEFGMILPQVITMGTVTRRAVEATWLTASNAKKNRVGSELKAMVRAPPGYSIVGADVDSEELWISSVMGDSQFGMHGATAIGWMTLEGTKSAGTDLHSKTANILGISRDAAKVFNYSRIYGAGKKHAVQLLLQGDSKLTKETAGKLADNLYKSTKGAKAVRARNLPVASIPSLWHGGSESYLFNTLEAIALSDRPTTPALGCGVTRALRKSYLEENASYLPSRVNWVVQSSGVDYLHLLIVSMEYLIKKYNIQARYLISVHDEVRYLAKEEDRYRTALALQIANAWTRALFCFNLGIDDMPQGITFFSAVDIDHVLRKEVFLTCETPSHPKVIPAGESLDIISLLEKIPRGDLGTPVPDDLQPPTDIKPPVALFPNIQSAQHRQFLQAQASKGGMGAKKWLDNLPPVQYIDEVNEGNEKPYQKSHKKAVLSSSKKFQ